DNA sequence from the Terriglobales bacterium genome:
TACGCGAGACGAAGACCGCCGTAAACAGGTTGGCCAGCAACCCGAAGGTGAGGGTCACGGCGAAGCCTCGCACCGGCCCCGTCCCGAACAGGAACAGGATGGCCGCCGACACGATGGTGGTCACGTGTGTGTCCACGATGGTGACCCAGGCGTGCTGGAAGCCCTGGTCCACCGCCGAGCCCGGCGCCTTGCCGTTGCGCAATTCCTCCCGGATGCGCTCGAAGATGAGCACGTTGGAGTCCACGCCCATGCCCACCGTCAGGATCACCCCCGCGATCCCCGGCAAGGTCAGCGTGGCCGAGCTGTAGCCCAGGAAGCCCAGCAGAATCACGAGGTTCAGGATGAGAGCCAGGTCGGCGTTGATGCCCGCGCCCTTGTAGTACACGAGCATGAAGACCAGCACCGCGGCCATGCCCACGATGGCGGCGGTCACGCCCTCGCGGATGGATTCGGCGCCCAGTGAGGCGCCCACCGTCTCCTGGTCCAGATAGTGGATGCTGGCGGGCAGCGCCCCCGAGTTCAGCACCATGACCAGGTCGTTCACTTGCTGCTGGGTGAAGGCTCCCTTGATCCGGCCTGTGTCGTGGATCTGCTCGTCGATTCTGGCCACCTCGATGACCTTGCCGTCCAGGACGATGGCCAGGGAATCGTTGACGTGCGCCCCGGTGAAACGCGCAAAACGTTTTCCGCCGTCGGCGGTCAACTCGAAGTTCACTTCCGGGCGGCCCGACTCGTCGGTCCCTGCCATGGCGCGCCGCAGGTCGCTGCCCGAAACTGCGGCCGTGCGCGAGATCACCCACCACACCTGCCCCTCGCCCTGGTCGCCCGGCGCCGGGCGTCCCGGCAGCAGCACCGCGTCCGGCGGCAGCATGCCCTGGTGGGCGTTGAGCGCGTCCTGCTGGCTGGCGTACGAACGGCTCCCATCCAGCGCCTGCCGGATCTCCAGCATGGCGGTGGACTGGATCACATCCTTGACCCGCGCCAGGTCGTACACCCCCGGCAGTTGCACCAGGATCTGGTACTGTCCCAGCCCCTGCTCCTGCACCGTGGGTTCGGTCACGCCCAATTCGTTGATGCGCGTCGAGATGGT
Encoded proteins:
- the secD gene encoding protein translocase subunit SecD yields the protein MIVAVLLAFAYGIIGWPQQWSKQGLLESVQKRISLGLDLKGGTHLVLQVMVDDAVNTETDRAVERLKDQLKTANINYAQILKPDPTSHPELIQVKGVSPDASGDFKRVVQDGLPDYDPTLGAENSWTLTLKPTAETELKNRAVAQAIQTISTRINELGVTEPTVQEQGLGQYQILVQLPGVYDLARVKDVIQSTAMLEIRQALDGSRSYASQQDALNAHQGMLPPDAVLLPGRPAPGDQGEGQVWWVISRTAAVSGSDLRRAMAGTDESGRPEVNFELTADGGKRFARFTGAHVNDSLAIVLDGKVIEVARIDEQIHDTGRIKGAFTQQQVNDLVMVLNSGALPASIHYLDQETVGASLGAESIREGVTAAIVGMAAVLVFMLVYYKGAGINADLALILNLVILLGFLGYSSATLTLPGIAGVILTVGMGVDSNVLIFERIREELRNGKAPGSAVDQGFQHAWVTIVDTHVTTIVSAAILFLFGTGPVRGFAVTLTFGLLANLFTAVFVSRTIFDAILNRKQRGEAISI